From the Vanacampus margaritifer isolate UIUO_Vmar chromosome 14, RoL_Vmar_1.0, whole genome shotgun sequence genome, the window TGTAATATTACATAATTGTTGCTAAGAATAATGTAAACGAGCTAAATgagctgtttttaaaaatgtttgtccCAACAACTAAAATGGAGCTAAAATTAAACATCgcaaaacaaagtgaaatattgTTAGCCTAATAATGAGTTGCTTAAAGTCACATCtggatgttttttaaaaagatttttaaaaaattatagacagcatgtttttatttaacaattggTTCAAAACAAATCGGCCAATTGTGCTATTAGGCTAGCGATATGCTAGTtctttgtcaagaaatgttccaGCATttcacttgactttttttttttttcacttgactttttttttttttaactaagtattcaaacttgtttttgtgattttattaCTGGTAAGTAAATGTAGCTTAAAATACCTCACATTATAATAAATCCACAAGTTTTATGACACTTGTAATTTCTTTTAGGCTAGCTATGTTTGCAAAGTCAAATTTTCCCGTCCAGCTGGCAGATCATTTTGCTAACATTAACAAATCTATTCCTCTTGACACGactttttcaatttttcttttcaagcccATTTCTTGCAGCGTGTTGTGGAAAAGCGCAAAAATGCAATGGCAATGTGTGTACTCCACCTCCAGTCCACACGGGGACGCTGCTGGCCAACCTGGCGGGCTCGTTGGCGTGGTTCGGCGTGGACGCGTCCCGCGGCGTGGACTTCGGCCTGGCCATTTTGTGGTTCCTGCTCTTCACGCCGTGCTCCTTCGTGTGCTGGTACCGGCCCGTCTACGGCGCCTTCAAGTGAGTCGGCGGCCGAGCGCGTTTGACGCGCGACCTCcgcgtcatcatcatcatcgtcgtcttcTTCTCGTGTGGCAGGAGCGACAGCTCGTTCCGcttcttcctgttcttcttcgtGTACGTGTGCCAGCTGGGCGTGTACGTGCTGCAGAGCGTGGGCATCCCGGGATGGGGAGCTTGGTAGGAAACACTCAACACCTTACCCCCAATATCGAAAGTCTGCAGTTTAgtaaatactaggggtgtgccaaaaaaatcgattctcattgagtacgattcagaatcgattttaaatgtccccaaatcaattttatttaaattattttatactgtcttgcctttgtctgtgtgtgcctttatttggagcgctgttcatgttgtacttgatttggccactgaggggcagtgtggttctgatattggaataacttgatggtgactttttccttctactctctattgtggctacaacttaacagcgtatcagaccgcgtggaaccacactgcccctcagtggccaaatcgggtacaacatgaacagcgctcccaataaaggcacacacaaacaaagtgaagacaatataaaataatttaaataaaatcgattttgggacatttaaaattgattctgaatcgtactaaatcgattttttgggcacacccctagtaaagttgttttttttgtttgtttttcatatatGTGAATTTCAGTGGCACAGGAGGGTGTTTATGTactcaactgcaaaaaaaaaaaaaaatgccagccAGCAATTTTCCTATTTTCTGATTTCATGTTGATGTAAGTTAAGGTATGGATGATTTACAGTAATGAGCTTTATATGactttttatactgtatatacaaatgCAGCTTCCCAAAAATctaagggaagaaaaaaaaacaccttacccTTCATAATGATGAACACGAACCCGTTTGTTCCATCGTCAGCGGATGGATCTCAGCCCTGATGTGCCTGAACGCCAACGTGGCCGCCGGCGTCCTGATGATCCTGGTGGCGGCGCTGTTCACCGCGCTGGCCGTCATGTCACTCGTCATGTTCAAGAAGGTTCGAAACGCTCGCCCTTATTGAACGACCCCCGACTTTGGCGTTAACGCCTTTCGCTTTGTCAGGTGCACGCCATGTACCGCACCACCGGCGCCAGCTTCCGGAAGGCCCAGCAGGAGTTGGCCACGGGCGTCATGGCCAACAAGACGGTGCAGGCGGCCGCCGCCAGCGCCACCTCCAGGGCGGCCCAAGGAGCATTCAAGGAGCGCATCTGAAAAAGGCGGGTTCCAAAAGGGACGCGCTCCCCGTCGCCGGGCGTAAGCGTGGGTTCGGCACGTCTCTTCCTCCCGTGTTCCGCACGATTTGGATTTATACGTTTATGAGggccacactgaaaagaaaTGACATCAGAATGCAAATAATTAAGTCCGATTTGAcagagaaatacatttttatgttttagggggaaaaagatgtaaaattacaagaacgcatttgtattttttttttttttgcagaacattaccgacaaaaaaaaaaaaggcatatacGGATAAAGTTGgacttttgaagaaaaaaggcCTAGTTTTGcaaaattaatgttggaattgaaaaaaaatatacgaAAGTTAGATTTTGAGAATTATTGTGTAATataacagaaattaaattgttgtttttttaaggcaaatattacaacaatgattttttttttcaatataaatgGAAAGAAACAGGCTCCCTTGAAACTTAATTTTTTGGAAtcttaccaaaaaaaagttgtttttttcaaaatacagaCGATGCAATCTTAGGATGAAGTCTGTAAGTTCTTTGAAATTTCTCGTAAAGTTAATAAAATCGTGTTAAGTTTTCTTGTCAGTGTGACCCGAAGACTGTTTAAATCGCTCTCATCTTTTAATGGCCATAAATGCAAAGTGACGTACTACTGCCCCCAGTGGCGTGCCTGTGGATTACATCCCATTTGCATCTGACTCAAACACGCCTGCGTGCGTTCGTTTTATTCGTTTTCcattttataaatatacaaaaaaaatcctacaatTTGAAAATAGCTAAGCCACACTTTAACTAACAACAATATAATAACTACATTTAGTTACAGAGTAGttttaagtttgtttgttttttatcctCTGTATTTCCTCATTAGCGCGTCCACGCCAGCTTGCACTTTGAATATCTCGCGTGTGCGCATTTACCTCGCTTTCACTCAGGATGACCTGCAGCcactctcattattattattattactatgatGAATATTGACATGACTTTTACTACAGTGATGGAAGTTACCTTGAGAAGGAATTCAAGCAATCCAAGTGCTATAAATgtgaaggaattttttttgtgatcgcACTTGCCTTATACTACTTACGAAAAAGCCGTAAAAATTTCAGTTCCACGAATTTGCAGACACTGCTccagaattttgtttttttaaatcttgttaaTTTCAAGGTGTCTTtctaaaacacttaaaaaatggTCGTAACACTGACAATCAAAATGATTGGGGGGGTATCATGTGTGACAACGTTTTACCGAGTTCTGAAGATTATTGTGCCGGTTCAGACTTTTGAGTTTGCACGATGACAAAATGGTGATGtttgtatatttattgtttCCAGATGAAATAAAATTCTTCTAAAGAATCTTTTGGTTTTTCTTCTCCGTGAAACTGTTGAAAGTGTACTTAACGCGTGTACTGTTTATCACACGCAACttgtacaattaaatatttggtGCAAGACAGATTGCACTAGCAGCCATGTGACGCTAGAGGGTGCCATTTCACCCTCTGTCACAGCTGTGTGGGCACATTAACAGTACTACACAACGTTTAAGTTTAATAGTTTCCGGGGGTGAGGGGGTATTCCATTTAACTAAAACTGGTAGTTTTTCAGTTTTAGTTATTGCAAATAACACCAGGACACGCAATACACACACAATGAGAGAGACATTAACACACCTGATATGCACACTGCACACGTACTTTGACACACGTctaaaaacacaacatacatgggtttccatccacccattcttattcgaattttcaagaaatgcgaaaataaaactgaatgttaACGCTAGAAATTGGAAAAGGGcccaaaatgcacacacaaaaaaaaaaaatttacacttAGAGGGGGTGAATTTTGAAGCGAATtatggctatggaaacaggtttgcGAATAACATATCGCTTGTTTTTACCGGAttttacgtcacacgtacattTGTAGTCCCATAGcgcgataaagtaaggtatgttttgggtgggggggggacgaAACAGAGATATTTTGGGgaataattaaagaagcgaatattaatgctattttagatggaaagcagcaaagaaacgctacggtttatcaagaattagaaaagcaaactcatacgacgtcatcccacggcgcagtcgcttccgctttttcttcttctttaaaattacTGGTGGTGAATCatatctctatggtgtatagcgccacctacagcggcggagtccccttcaatattcgcaaaagaagaacagataaaaaagtgaataagtcgcatgtccgttttgcgcatttccagtaaattcgcttaaaaaaattgaaacaattggatggaaaccatATACATACACCTGGAAAAACAAAGAGCCAGTGGACACTGCTTGATTGTTCCACACAGAGTGGATCTTTTTTTATTGGTTGGAGTGGCGTAACCCCTGAATGAAAGAGTGACCAGATTGGAGCATATTTACAGGTATTTACAACGCGGCGGAGTCTTTGGCGTGGGCGGCGTTCAGAGGAGGCAAATGAGGCTCTTGCCCTCCTCGATCTCCTCCTGCACCTTGTCGCTGGACGTGGCGATTTCCGCCTGCGCCGAGAAGACGGCGCACAGGAAGGTGAGCGCCGTGCCGCCGGCGGCCGTGTAGAAGGCCCAGCCCATGGAGCACAGGCCGGCCCGGTACGGCGCCGCCTCCGCGCCGCAGTACAGGCGGGCCTTGTCCGAACCCCAGCCAGCTGGGTACAGCATCAGGCCCAGGATCAGGAACAAGCCTGGGTGGGTGGGGAAACGGCATGTTAATTGTGGTGTATCCTAATGTGTTTACAATCaagtcatcctttttttttatttatttttttttaaagaacaaagttaaattttttccttaaaataaagttaagactttaaaaataatgtgaGATTAATTTTCAAGAATTTGTCATTTTCCTAATCAAGAATTAGTCTCATTTTACTCATGAGTTTTTCCAAGAATAATACAACATTTCTtaagaaaagtttttaaaaaaatactcagaaattGAGTCATAGTTTTTCCaatagtcacactttttttgaaAAGCAATGTTTTGGTTTATATGTGttatttactcatttatttttatttttatttattttattagttttatttttttttgggggggggtattcttttgtgtttacattattatatttttcctgaaaataaaatctgactTTAATGATAAtggattcattttcaaaaatttgtcattttcctaatcaaaaattaaagactcattttattcaaaaccctttttttttttttacaattaagtaaaaaatgttcacaaaaacaATTGACGTTTTCTTAAGAATagctcattttttccccctaaaaaaatTGAGTCATATTTTTTCCAGAAACAATAtacacactttttcttttcaagagCAGTATTTTGGtttatctgtttttgttgtttgtttgttttgttttttgtttttttttggggggggggggggtacaagaGGGTATGCACACTTTACTTTTCAGTTTAATTGCACAAGTTATAGGTCACAATGTCAGAAAAAGTTTAACAACTATCTtggtcacattttttcccccccttcatATCACAAAAAGTTGGCATTTGTCCagggggtgtgtacactttttataCCTCCCGTCTAATACGCgtgtcattgtgtgtgtttctatGGCTTTTGTTTCTCTTTGCGTGGAAGGCGTGGTGCGGGAGAAGGAAATGAAAAGTAGGTCATAAATTCTTTCCACATGTTGTTGCTCGACATCTGACGTGCAGGCCGGCCACGCTGATGGATTGAAGGGAtggcgcgcgcgcacgcacacacacacgcgcacacgcacgcacgcacacgcctcACCGGCGATGCCTTGCAGCAGCCCGCAGACGTTGAAGATGCTTTTCTTCATGATGCTCTGGAAGCACATGGTGAAGACGGAGATGAAGGCCACGGCGCACAGCAGCAGGATGCCGGCGGCCAGGAAGATGGACGTGGCCTGCCAGAAGCCGCTGGCGATCTCGCCGAAGTGGACGGCGTACGGGCCGCAcaggacgccgccgccgccgcgctggAGGTGCGGCAGCTTGACGCAGCGGCCGTAGATGCCCAGCGTGGGGCGGTAGGCCTCGCCGGCCGAGGCCGAGGACGACGGCGACGAGCCGTGGCGGTGGTGGTCGG encodes:
- the LOC144034092 gene encoding secretory carrier-associated membrane protein 1-like isoform X2, coding for MASKDPSVTHARQTTTTMAAGLEEFNPFTESKLMASKPPTAAPGVPTQPAIMKPTEEPPVYSQPRAQESTGGAGELLRRQEELERKAAELDRREREMRSLSASGGRRNNWPPLPEKFPVGPCFYHDITVDIPVEYQKTVKIMYYLWMFHTGTLLANLAGSLAWFGVDASRGVDFGLAILWFLLFTPCSFVCWYRPVYGAFKSDSSFRFFLFFFVYVCQLGVYVLQSVGIPGWGACGWISALMCLNANVAAGVLMILVAALFTALAVMSLVMFKKVHAMYRTTGASFRKAQQELATGVMANKTVQAAAASATSRAAQGAFKERI
- the lhfpl2a gene encoding LHFPL tetraspan subfamily member 2a protein, yielding MCHVIVTCRSMLWTLLSIVCAFGELIAFMSSDWLVGFPRTPDHHRHGSSPSSSASAGEAYRPTLGIYGRCVKLPHLQRGGGGVLCGPYAVHFGEIASGFWQATSIFLAAGILLLCAVAFISVFTMCFQSIMKKSIFNVCGLLQGIAGLFLILGLMLYPAGWGSDKARLYCGAEAAPYRAGLCSMGWAFYTAAGGTALTFLCAVFSAQAEIATSSDKVQEEIEEGKSLICLL
- the LOC144034092 gene encoding secretory carrier-associated membrane protein 1-like isoform X1, which gives rise to MSEHDSNLLTEPEPSNPFQDPSVTHARQTTTTMAAGLEEFNPFTESKLMASKPPTAAPGVPTQPAIMKPTEEPPVYSQPRAQESTGGAGELLRRQEELERKAAELDRREREMRSLSASGGRRNNWPPLPEKFPVGPCFYHDITVDIPVEYQKTVKIMYYLWMFHTGTLLANLAGSLAWFGVDASRGVDFGLAILWFLLFTPCSFVCWYRPVYGAFKSDSSFRFFLFFFVYVCQLGVYVLQSVGIPGWGACGWISALMCLNANVAAGVLMILVAALFTALAVMSLVMFKKVHAMYRTTGASFRKAQQELATGVMANKTVQAAAASATSRAAQGAFKERI